CTGGAGAGAGTAAAGAGATGGACTTCCAAGGGACTTTGAATGACGGAGTGTTCTTTCTTGATAGTCTTTAGAATATATATTGAGTCTTTGGTGGCTATTGTTTCAAGGAACTATGTTCAGATTTAGAAAGTATTTCCCACTTAAAAATGGTAAAGGAGACATAACTTGTGTATTTAATGGCTGCATATGTTTGCTGCTTTACTGGATCAATGGTTCATCTGCATATGATAAACATACAATTAGTTTTCAATACAACTTGTGGACCCTTGAACCATATGTGGTATTTGTCTGTTTTATCATTTATTTGATATTTAAGTGATCTAAATTTTTAGATGAGCTGATTTTTATGGCATTCTAAGGTTGAAAGTTTATTGTTAATTTCTTATTTCAACTTGGTAACAATGTCCATTTGCAGAGAAAAGCTGCCTCGGATAAGCAAACTTCGAGGGCAAAAAATTCCCAAAAGATGAGTGAACTGAGTACTATGCCTATAGATGACCAATTGGATGATATCCACCTAAATACTGATCCAGTGGATCAGAAACCGAAGAGACCAAAGAGAATAAAGAAGAATGTCAATGAAAAGTTTGAAGAGGCTTTTACTGGCACAGCTACCGTGGTCCCAGAGCAGACCCAGTTTCAACCTCCACATGATTTCAATGCTGGCGGGTCTAAAGTTGAATCAGGCCAAGACACCTGAAACAGTGACTCCTGACCATTAAGTTTTGCGCGAAATCTGGGGTAGTTACTGTTCTATCAGATTCAGCCCTGTGGATTAAGATTTTCTGGGGTAGACTGCTAAATTTGTTCTGTAGGTGATCTGCAGTTGATAGCTCCCTTGTTGGATATTGACTAACTGCAACTAGTGGCTGCACAGTTGAGTCAATGTAGGGGAAGATTTATAACCCATGCTGTATATAGTAGTCCTGCATATATGTTGGTTATAGATCTACCCCTCTTCTAGTATGCAGGGTTTGTTTGTACATATGGGGTTATCCTCACTATTCTTTGTACCACAAGCAATATTGGTAACTTACATAATATACTAGTCTTGTTAAGGCCACTGCATCACAATTAGCATCTGACACAAATGCAGGTTCTTAATATTTGCGAGTGCTTTAATAGAAGATATAATTAATAACATGCCACAATTAGTCAGGAAATCATAGATCTCGTTTGAATGTGAAttaaagagcacttattggagtTTATCTAGTGTTTTTTCTTGTAGATAAGCTCCAACAAGTGCTCTTAAGTTCATTTCAAACGGGACCTTAGTAGGCATAGGCTGGAATGCAACATGGGTTCATTCATTTCAACTATTCTGCTCCCACATAGATGAATTCAGGCATGTACAAAATCAATACTAACTTGGAATCATCTGTTTGCTGAATGAAGATAGCATGTTTGGTAAATACTGATGGGAAATACTAACAAAAAGGCTTGTCTGTTCTTTGTTATCATAAACAAAGAGCGTAGGTTCACTGAAGATTTTTATTTTGGACTGTTTATATGTTGACATTTTCATCCCTAAGTCCCGACCAACACACGGTTAAGATTTTCCCTGTTTCCTCATCTTGGGtaagaaaaatggaaaaaagtTGATGACTCCGAAGATAGTGGTCAGCTCAGAAAGAACATTATTTAAAGACGAATAGTTATACGAATTTCCAAAATAATAATCAATCATATTCAAAGTTACTAAAAAAAGGAATTATAAGCACTTACTATGGTtaagagatttgataaaatTGAAATACTATAACCCGTTTTGAAAACATGATATAAAATTCTTTTTTGGtccaaataattaataattaatataaatataccAATGCTTTTGTTTGGGGTTAAGTTGTGGTTCTTCATATATTCAATGTCAAAGGCAGATTCATAAAAAATCAATGTCGAAGGAGAAATATGCAGTTCTCTTGACACGCCGTATAAATTTTTCACAtcacctaaaatttaaaaattagggTGAATTGATCAAACTATACTCAGTCTCTCATCTTCCACCAATCATTCCCCTTTCTCTCCACACATCACTCATTTCAGTCTCACTCACTCTTTACTCTTTACTCTCACAGTCTCACTCTAACTCTCAACTCTCTGACCATTATTGGATCTTGGAGAAGAGGTATAGATTTATGGGGTCGGTCACATTGGTTTACCCTAAATCAAAAGTTTGATTTTAAAGTCGCATTCGTGGGAAAATCTTTATAATTTACTACACCGGGTTAAATAGTATTGGTTGAACCgaaaaataataaatgtcaTTTGAGTTTGAAACTTTCAATTTTAtcatgtggttttttatggatGGGTGTTTGttagagcatctacatccatcatactcactaaaatatctacacattattttttcaattttccataatgtcacatcatctaccccattttactaactttttactccaacccaacaactcttaaaagtttctatagtggatcccaccatcaacatcacatttgtatattttattatttatctacattttaattaattgtaagtgcttgtaataaatacaatcTCATCTTTCAAGTCTAGTGTGGAGTATCTATTCTCACATACTCATATTTGTCATGTTtaaattgaatatgtactctaatggtaatagatactcatatgagtatgtatttaacattagatattaccattggagatgctcttatatgATACCGAAATGTAACCAATCAAAAATTCAGTTAGAGTTTGAAACTTTCAATTTCATGCTCACTTAGACTATTAGCTAATAGTTAGGCATTTTTATATATTTGCacatttttttatcacattacTTATCACATCTCTCACGAGCTCTCTTTTATTTGTTGAGCTACCTCGCATTAACTACAAATATGATCAAATAAATTCTTATACATAGTAGAACAATTATCACCTTTAAGCTTGCTTTTAGATTAGACATAACTCAAATTATAATATCATTTATATCTCTTTAAGGAGGAAAAATGTGTATGAAAATCTTTTTCCCAATTAGGTCGGCTCAAGTCATTGTTATGTACTTATGTTTGTAGATGGATATATCTAATTCTCACTTTCGTTCATCTACATGTTGCACTTAATTTACTCACAATGTGTAGTACTACTGATAGATAGTTGAGCTTCTTAAGTATTTAGTTAagtgtttcatttttttaaaaaaagtatttaGTTTAGAGTTTGATCGCTGAACAATTCGTTTGGAGAAACATTTGTTGTGAGAGACTTACCTACTTAATGTGAGGTCCGAGCCTCAAGGGAACAGTCTCATGAATATCAGCTAGCTTTGAGATAACTtgggaaataaaaaaaaaataccctaatttttattttatcttttcaaACTTTGACAATATACTTCTAAAAAAATgtcaaaaatatttaattttataacaTTATTTTAGTCAATATAAATTAGGCTTACATTTTTTCATAGAACGTGCAAAAATTTTAATATGGACAACAATATactaattattttcattttatttttttctgattCAAAGCAAAATTAGTAATATACAAATTCCAAAACACATTCATATTAATAGAAATTTGTTGGAGCATGAATCATGTACCCCATTCATTCATTGAAGCAAAATTGTCACATTAGTCCACCACCTAAATTCAACGACTACTAGTAGTTTTCCAAAAGTTCAGAAAATAGAAGCCACCAAAACCAACCCAATTAATTTCTAAGTTTTGAGAATGATACCTGAATCCGATTACATTAGCAAATGTGTCCCATCTAACAAGCACTTTAGCATTAATCTTTTCAACTAAGACAAGCTCAAAGTAGGCAAGGGAATAAGAAAGAGGAAGAACATTTAATAGGGTGTGTGTGAGCAGGAAAAAGGACAAGTTTTTAAAGAAATATTATGACTGTGGAAGCCAAGGTCGGGACGGCACATCACATGAAAGTATGGACAAAGTCATACAATATTAATGACCGTTGGGGAAGTTGGCTGCACCCAATAACCTTTAATGCCAATTACATTGATTGGTGGCAATGTGGCATGGCACTGTTTTCCAATTACATTGATTGGTGGCAATGTCAACATGACTTAACAATGAAGATTAAaaatgtactccctccgttcccgatcttttgttgtttaaggttatgcacattgtttaagagtgtaattattgatatatttgttgacataaacacccttatttaatgttaagataaagtgaagaaagagaatgatagttattggttaaaaaactttttatgattttgattggtgaaaataagaggtggtaggtgagagatatagtattaaataagggtatacatggaataaattgaaaaaaaatgtattgggttcgtaaaacaacaaaagttttggaatttagaccaaaagttaaaacaacaaaagattaggaacggagggagtaagatTTAGATTTACTATAGGACAAAACTTACATACAAATAGGGCTTTAAGCCCTCCacaatatcaaaaaaaaaaaaacttacatacAAATATATTTTAAGTATTGTCCAATTAAAATCTCAGATACCGATATATGTAtatgaaaaatgataaaaaaaaatatttagtagGAGTTGGAGTCTTATATTGAGAGACGCCAAAAATGTCTTTAAAGGGTTTTTTAGGTGAGAATATTTTATTAGTGTATTAACTTGctcaatttttcattttaagcCACGTATCATGTTGTAATTGGAAAACAGTAAAATATATAGAACTGTATAACTTTTGTATAACTGCATGTATAGAATTGTATAACTTTTGTAATTTAGTATAGAGTGAGCCATGAAACGGAAGAGTAGTCTTATGATAAGTATTCTAtgtataaaaaattaagaaatagaaatttatttttatattttaaaatttggtGCAAATGTAAAGAAGTAATATATTACCACTAAAAGTTTGAGAGAATCATGTTCGAGTTAGATATGATAATTATGAGTTACCCTACCAAGTACTATTATATAATGGTAACATGATGTGTTACTTCTACTTTCTTACATTCTAtgtatttatctatctatctatctatctataataatACATAAAGTATCAGTTATACTGCATAATATCTAAGTATTACATTCATAATACATTGCTACTTCTTAAtatttgtgccacaaccttaaagtatcagttatataggaacggagggagtatagcAGCATTTatctaaaccaaaccaaaccctTCATTGAAGGACCCCATAACTTTGTAGTTCCCAGCACGAAAGTTTGGTTTTATATTGGTATATTAGCCGCATTTTACAGTTGGGTAGATGAACAAACAAGAGACGGAGAAAACAATGTTGGTGttagttttcatttttgttttttcctccATTCCCTCCCTTATCTATTCTTTTCCTTTGGCATGTGCACTGTTGAGACACTAACAGAAAAAGCAGTTATTTATTTTCACATACATGATTCATGCATTACATGTTTCAATTAAATTAATGTTCAGCTTTGGTCCAGCAATATCTATCTACCTAGAAGATTTGATTTTCCAATGCTGGATCTTTTGTTAATGCAATCTTATTCTAATGgtaaaaatattgaattttgGTAGTTGGGTGAGGGGAAAGTGAAGGGTATTATAAGCTTTAGCTAGTTATATAGGAGGAGGAGTCTCAGTTTAGTTCAACTCACATTCATTCACCTATTGAAATTCACAGTAGCCAAAATCATTGAATATATCAACAACCCTTgttgatttttagttttttctATCCATTCTTGCTCTTTGGAGAAGGAAGCATTATGGGAGTAGTTAGTGATAATACATACTCAAATGGATCTGTTCAGAATTGTAATGGTTTAGAGGAGAAGCTTGATGATCTAAGAAAGCTAATTGGTAAAGCTGATGGTGATCCTTTGAGACTTGTGAGTGTTGGAGCTGGTGCTTGGGGAAGTGTTTTTGCAGCTTTGTTACAAGACAATTATGGCCAATTCAGGGACAAGATGCAAATCAGGATATGGAGGAGAGCAGGGAGGGCAGTGGACAGAGCCACTGCAGAGCACCTGTTTGAAGTAATTAACAGCAGAGAGGATGTGTTGAGGAGGCTGATCCGGCGCTGCGCGTATCTGAAATATGTTGAGGCGAGGCTCGGTGATAGGACACTCTTTGCTGATGAGATTTTGAAAGATGGATTCTGCCTGAACATGATTGATACTCCACTTTGTCCACTGAAGGTGGTCACTAACTTGCAGGAAGCTGTTTGGGATGCTGATATTGTGGTTAATGGTTTGCCTTCAACTGAGACAAGGGAGATTTTTGAAGAGATTAGTAAGTATTGGAAGGAGAGAATCACAGTGCCTATAATCATCTCTTTATCAAAGGGTATTGAAGCAGCATTGGATCCTGTTCCCCATATTATTACTCCCACCAAAATGATTAACCAAGCAAGTAAGagttttttctttatttctagAGTTATCTTTTCTTCATACATTTTTGGCTTCTTTCTAGTTGATGAGGATTGTTATTTTTTCATGCCTTTTCCATGATAGAATAAGCAAAAAAGTGTGATAAATATATTTCTGTCTGttgtcctttttttttctctttaagtCAAGGAATTAGTGAAGTGTTGAAAATTAAGAGGATGAGTTATCTCATGAAATCTTGATAAGGAAACAGctacaatttttattttcttcttaagCCTACCCCTGAAATTTTTTGAGAATCTTCCATATTTAGTAAGTAAATATGTTGGTCTGGCAATATTTCTGTAGTTAGAGTGGTTGGGACAGTAGAGACAGATACAAGTCTTTCATATCAAAATGAAGATCAATGGAAGGTAAACTGTAAACAATATTCAGGAGCGCCTTTAACAGAAACACATTGAAGCCAAAATTGTGGTTGACAGAAGCAACTTCCCTTAGCTTCTGCAAGTGTAAAATCTACACATGAAACCAAACATACACTAAGTGTGTCAGGACTCAGGAACTCATTGCTGCCTTAATGTTTGCACTTCTCATATAGAATCATTTACCAGATAAGTTCTCTATTGCATACTTCATGGTTAAAAGTGATCTTCCAGTCCATTATAAACAAATTCGGTTTGCAAAATTCTACAATGTTCATATTTATAATGAGGCATATTGCAGATCAATTATGATAACTCTCTAGCTAGATTTCAGCTATTTGTTACTTGAGAATTTTTTCGAAACCAAGCAAAGGACATTTGCATGGTATAGTTAGTACCTGTACTTGGTCCTCATCATTTTTCAGTAATTACTCTCGTTTGATTAATTTCATCAGATCGTATATTATCATAGCTTTATTTCTTTGCAATAGAATTAGTCATTACCTTATTCTTTACTCTTTGCAATGTAAACTTGCCAGCTGGAGTGCCTATGGAAAACATTCTATATCTGGGAGGTCCAAATATTGCCTCAGAAGTCTACAACAAGGAGTATGCCAATGCTCGAATATGTGGAGCTGAGAAATGGAGGAAACATATCGCAAAGTTTCTACGACAACCGCAATTTATTGTCTGGGACAACAGTGACCTCGTCACTCATGAGGTTATGGGTGGCTTGAAAAATGTCTATGCCATTGGAGCTGGTAAACTTCAAATTAGCTCATCTCTCACAAAAGATCTACAATTTAAAGAAAATACAAAAAGAAATAGAGAAGTATCTGTAAATTATAACCATACAATTTTTCAAGTCATTGTACATATTAAGGTGAATTAAGGCTTCTATATGTCCTTCATATGCTATAGAGACCAGACAAGTCACTATTAATTTGAAAAACCAAGGGGTTCAGAATATCTAATTTGTTAGAAGAAATCCCCATGACTTACACTTGCTTTCTTCTGATTTACAATGTATGTATCCTGCTTTCTTTTTAATGCTGTCAGGAATGGTAGCAGCCCTTACCAATGAGAGTGCTACCAGCAAATCTGTGTACTTTGCACATTGTACTTCAGAGATGATATTCATCACTCACTTGTTGACTAAAGAGCCTGAGAAACTTGCGGGGCCACTACTCGCTGACACTTATGTGACCTTGTTAAAAGGAAGGAATGCATGGTATGGCCAGATGTTAGCTAAGGGAACACTAAGCCCAGCCATGGGTGACAGCATTAGTGGCAAAGGAATGATTCAGGTATTTTGCAATTTTCCCTGGCTTTCTTCTAAACTCATGCCATATTCTTAAGGTGTGTCAATCAATTGCATCTTTAGAATGTGAAAATTGCATAATTATATGCATTAAAGTGTGATAATGCTTCATAGATAATTTGGGAACATCATCAGGCTGGAACTGCTGTTTTTTATCATTTGTTATTCATAGTTTAGTAGCTTTTATCAGTTATTTACTTGTATGGAGAAAATCTGAAAGTGATGGTATGAACcatctttgaagaagaagaattttccCATTCATACTTAATACAGTTCCTCTTAGGTGAAtgcttgaaagttgaaagttgGATAGTAAATAAAGACATTCGATGAATATCTCAAGCTTAAAATAAGAAGTAATTTCATTTACAGTAACGCATCACATGTATCCTCCAAGTAGACATATATTTTGTAAAGCACGAAGGTAACGAACAGTAACCAACAAATCCTGGCACAGTTTGTAGATAATTGGTCCCTTAAACATGCTGACAAGGGTTCAAACATTGGTCGTGTGTATGGAAAATGATTTGTTAGGAGAGGAAACTCACTTCAGTAATCTCTGCGTCTTGAAAGGGATTATTATTAGCTGTTGGCTGGTGGATACCCTTGGTACACacctaaaaaaaatacaaattggAATGATGCTTGAGTTTCGATCATGTTGATATTCTGCAACAGAAAAACATAGTGGGTATTTAGCTCTTATGCCTTTGCTACACCAATTGTAGATCATTATTATCATTCACACAGGGAAGATTTCATTGTGAACTTCTCCGTTTTCATTTTAAGCTTTCATTCAAATTCCAATAACTAAACAAAATACCATCGCTGCCATTTATCTCCAGGGTGTGTCTGCAGTGGAGGCATTCTTTGAACTTTTGAGCCAATCAAGCCTGAACGTGTTGCATCCCGACGAAAACAAGCCTGTTGCTCCTGTTGAACTCTGCCCTATCTTGAAGACACTCTACAAAATATTGATATCCAGGTAATTTCAAACAATTAACTGAACCCTTAGTTATATGTTTATTTTAAACCTTAAGTTTTTTATCTATGAACACTTTCAAGTTCCAACCACATTTTGAAATCTCTATGCATCTTGCCAATGAACTAAGTTTGTTTCCCATGCTTCTGGTGCTTGCTGAATCTCTCAGGGAACAGTCATCACAAGCCATTCTAAAAGCTTTGAGGGATGAAAATCTGAATGATCCTCGCGAACGCATTGAGATTGCACAAAGCCATGCTTTCTACAGGCCTTCCCTTCTTGGACAACCGTGATTGTTTTCTCTTGGTAAAAACAAATATGGATGTAACCATATATAGGAAACATTAGTCAAAGGGACATAAATCATTATTATTTTGTGATGGATTTTATATTACATTATTGTATGTATATATGTCAAAATATAAGCAACCGAGCATTGGGACTGATAATTCCCCAAAAACACTGCACAAGCCTTGCCCTATAGGACAGTCTGCACTCAAGATCACTATTACTCTTCACATAGATTTCAGAACAAAATTACCATTGCAACTCAGTGTCCAGGAATTGTTGTTGCGAAAAAGACTTAGTTTGAGGAAGATCATCGTCTTTCTACCGGTGAGTATAAGAAGTACCTCCGGTTTATGGCATATAAACATGCTTTTTCTTTGACCATCATAGCACATACTAGTAATTCTACACTACCTTCTAGATCATAGATTTTAGATTCTTGTACTTTGATGACTTGGCTGGTAATTCTTCTTTTTTCACTTATTTGTCACCCAATAAAACAACTTAGACCGGTAACAAATAATTAACCATGCATTCTTCAAGCTTGCACCCGAACCCACCTCGTTCTTGTCAGAGGTTGGGAGAGCAAAACACACCCCTGTCCCGCCTCGTTGTCATGCCTACTCTTTAAGGAAAGAGTGACGGGTTGGACAAGCCAAGAGTCTAACTTTAAAATGGTAGCATTTGATGTTCAGCTTACCTTCTTTTAGACAAAAacttttttaagaaaataatttaaGATACACTATTAGCCCCAATTAGCAATTCAGAAAATAGATGACCAtatgatatgaaaaataaagagaatagCGATAGAGAAGCACTCAACCAAAGTTATCCAAGTTCACTCCTAAAACCTAATTTACTTACAATCTTCAACCTAAATTTAGGGTTTTCCTACTATAAACAAAGTATTAACACAAGTACAACGGGTTCTCTTCTCCATACTCTACAACTTGTTCTAAATTTCACCCTCAGACTAACTAACAACGAAGTGCTCACTGCCATCTCAGGCTATAAAAAGTTGAGATAGAATAGTGATTTCTAAAATAACACTCAAACTGAGTGAAGTTACTACATGTTTTGAGAAACACCTAATATTTTTCTCTGATTATACAACTGATACATGATATTGAAGATGAGGTTCAAAGTAATTGAGCTTGAAGATGAGAACAATAAAGTTGTTGAGGTTCCAGATCTATTCATCAAGAATAAGGTTCTGGAATTTCTATGTGTTGATGCTCCAAGTAAGTCTCCTAGCCGAttggtttgaactttgaacgaTAGGTAAAAATTAACTGCGTAGAAACCATCTACTATAGTATCTATAAAAAGCACCCTAAGTTGACAGAGTGCAGCCCTACTTATTCTAGGAAGTTTGTGTGTGATCTTATctccaaaagtgctttttaaaaaatgaaaattccgCATTTCTTTTAAAtccaaaagagaaagagaaaaaggaaacaAGAATCATAAACAAGAACTTCTTCAGCAAGAGGAATGCTTTGCTGTTTCCCATATCAGAAATTATATTTTCATAATGGAGTTCAGCAGCAAATTAAAGTGACACAAAAGGGAACTTTCAAGTATCCTATGTGGCCACAATGACAAAACAGCTGCAAGAAAGAAAACCTATGCTTCCTTTCATTTACAAAATGCTCCAACTATTCTATCTATAGGCTGTACAATATCAGTGTCACAAAATGCATTTTGGATTGCCTACATATTCCTCATAAGCCATGAACTACGTCAATCCTATACCAAAAATTCCATTGAAGCACTAGACATAACCAAAAAAGCATGCCAAAAGTCAGTAACAACCTGTAAGCCCCATGGTAAGTTTAGCAGCTGCTTAGGCGCTCAGCTAATTGGTGAACCAAAGCTAGTTTTGGAAGCTTATAGTACTTATTTACATTGTGCTCCTTTGCTATGAGCCTCAAGCTGGGCATATTCATTTTCGTCAAGGAATCCACCAAGGAATGCAACTTGCCCATATGAAGATCTAACTGGTTTCCATTGTCAATTGAAACGCCATCAGAATTTGGCATGTCCAAGGCAACATGCAACTTTCTCTTCTTTTGTAACTCAGAAAATTTGCTGTCATAAAGAACAATAGCGCGACCTTCATTTTCCTTCTGGCCAGGCTGCAGAGCTCTTTTCATAGTTTTCGCGCTCTTGGACTCATTCATAATGGCACTGTCAGTACATGTTTTAGATTTCCGCTGCCTCTTCGTTGATACTGCAAGGGATGTACTTGAAATAACTTCTAAAGGACTGACATATGGTTCTCTGGCAGCACACGTCTTTAATTGAGGCTTCTGCTTTCCCTGAGCTTTTAGCTTTGAGCGGGAACTCATATTGGACTTGTGGAGGTTAGCAGCAATTTCAGATTTTGGGTCTTGCGGTTTCTCTTCATCTGTAAGCTCTAACCCTGTGTACAGAGCACCCTCAGTTTGCATCCCTATCAGGGAAAACAATTCAGAATTTTCAGCATCTGTAAGGGTGGCGTTTTCATTGTTCATCCCTTGCGGGGAATCATTACCATCACTTCTTTTAAAGGAGCAGAATTTGGTATCAGCATAATGCAAATTTGGGGGATAAACAACTTGAAGAGGAAGATTAGATTCAAAATCTTCATCTGGAGCAATCTTGGGTTCTTTCTTCGAGGCTCTTCGAC
This is a stretch of genomic DNA from Lotus japonicus ecotype B-129 chromosome 1, LjGifu_v1.2. It encodes these proteins:
- the LOC130730139 gene encoding glycerol-3-phosphate dehydrogenase [NAD(+)] GPDHC1, cytosolic translates to MGVVSDNTYSNGSVQNCNGLEEKLDDLRKLIGKADGDPLRLVSVGAGAWGSVFAALLQDNYGQFRDKMQIRIWRRAGRAVDRATAEHLFEVINSREDVLRRLIRRCAYLKYVEARLGDRTLFADEILKDGFCLNMIDTPLCPLKVVTNLQEAVWDADIVVNGLPSTETREIFEEISKYWKERITVPIIISLSKGIEAALDPVPHIITPTKMINQATGVPMENILYLGGPNIASEVYNKEYANARICGAEKWRKHIAKFLRQPQFIVWDNSDLVTHEVMGGLKNVYAIGAGMVAALTNESATSKSVYFAHCTSEMIFITHLLTKEPEKLAGPLLADTYVTLLKGRNAWYGQMLAKGTLSPAMGDSISGKGMIQGVSAVEAFFELLSQSSLNVLHPDENKPVAPVELCPILKTLYKILISREQSSQAILKALRDENLNDPRERIEIAQSHAFYRPSLLGQP